A single window of Sparus aurata chromosome 22, fSpaAur1.1, whole genome shotgun sequence DNA harbors:
- the LOC115574089 gene encoding NACHT, LRR and PYD domains-containing protein 3-like isoform X2, which yields MATPKQVLFGTLEDLGKDDFKHFKWLLQQEEIVEGFPAIPKCRLEKANRMDTVDQMVQTYSMNAIKVTRMVLGEMKQNDLLEKLSNTISEPTEILAECKQKLKTNLKKRFHCVFEKITKAGSSKPLHEIYTEIYIMQEETGEVNMEHEVRQIETANWKPPAQETRIRCEDIFKASPGRDEPIRTMMTKGVAGIGKTILTQKFTLDWAEDKANQDIQFTFPFTFRELNVLKEKKYSLVELVHHFFTETKEAGICRFEEFQVVFIFDGLDECRLPLDFHNTEILTDVTESTSVDVLLTNLIRGKLLPSARVWITTRPAAANQIPPECVDMMTEVRGFTDPQKEEYFRKRFKEEEQASRIISHIKTSRSLHIMCHIPVFCWITATVLDNVLKAREGGELPKTLTQMYIHFLVVQSKVKNVKYDGGAERDPHWTPESREMIESLGKLAFEQLQKRNLIFYESDLTECGIDIRAASVYSGVFTEIFKEESGLYQDKVFCFIHLSVQEFLAALHVHLTFINSGVNLLADARWWWATTLAYLWSIVFGDHSKLSHVHESAVKKALQSPNGHLDLFLRFLLGLSLETTQNLLRGLLTETGTRSETNQETVQYIKKKISENLSPERSINLFHCLNELNDGSLVEEVQQYLSSGSLSTDELSPAQWSALGFILLSSEEDLDMFDLQKYSASEEALLRLLPVVKASNKTLLSGCNLSKRSCEALASVLSSQSSSLRELDLSNNNLQDSGVKLLCAGLKSLQCKLETLRLSGCLVTEKGCSALASALSCNPSHLRELDLSYNHPGDSGVKLLIAGWEDPDWRLETLRVDHCGEQRLKPGLRKYFCKLTLDPNTINRRLKFSDNNNSVTVVREEQPYPDHQERFDKFLQLLCENGLTGCCYWEVEWRGEVYVTVTYKGIRRKGGSYDCLFGGNDQSWSLKCSDSDGYSVWYSNIKTVLPHSSSSFSSVSNRVAVYVDCPAGTLSFYRVSSDSLIHLHTFNTTFTEPLYPGFGFWSDSSVTLCSL from the exons ATGGCGACGCCTAAACAGGTCCTTTTTGGAACTTTGGAAGATTTGGGAAAGGATGACTTTAAACATTTCAAGTGgctcctgcagcaggaggaaatCGTGGAAGGCTTTCCAGCGATCCCAAAATGTCGACTGGAGAAAGCAAACAGGATGGACACAGTGGATCAGATGGTGCAGACCTACAGTATGAACGCCATCAAAGTGACCAGAATGGTTTTGGGGGAGATGAAACAGAATGATCTGTTGGAGAAATTATCAAACACCATCTCAGAACCTACAG AGATTCTCGCTGAGTGCAagcaaaaactcaaaaccaacTTGAAGAAGAGGTTTCACTGTGTGTTCgagaaaataacaaaagcagGAAGTTCAAAACCTCTCCACGAGATCTACACTGAGATCTATATCAtgcaagaagaaacaggagAGGTCAACATGGAACATGaagtcagacagattgaaactgCAAATTGGAAACCACCAGCACAGGAAACAAGAATCAGATGTGaggacatctttaaagcctcacctggaagagatgaaccaatcagaacaatgatgacaaagggagtggctggtaTCGGGAAAACaatcttaacacagaagttcactctggactgggctgaagacaaagccaaccaggacatacagttcacatttccattcactttcagagagctgaatgtgctgaaagagaaaaagtacagcttggtggaacttgttcatcacttcttcactgaaaccaaagaagcaggaatctgcaggtttgaagagttccaggttgtgttcatctttgatggtctggatgagtgtcgacttcctctggattTCCataacactgagatcctgactgatgttacagagtccacctcagtggatgtgctgctgacaaacctcatcagagggaaactgcttccctctgctcgtgtctggataaccacacgacctgcagcggccaatcagatccctcctgagtgtgttgacatgatgacagaggtcagagggttcactgacccacagaaggaggagtacttcaggaagagattcaaagaggaggagcaggcaaGCAGAATCATTTCCCatatcaagacatcacgaagcctccacatcatgtgccacatcccagtcttctgctggatcactgctacagttctggataATGTGTTGAAggccagagagggaggagagctgcccaagaccctgactcagatgtacatccacttcctggtggttcagtccaaagtgaagaacgtcaagtatgatggaggagctgagagagatccacactggactccagagagcagagagatgattgagtctctgggaaaactggcttttgagcagctgcagaaaagaaacctgatcttctatgaatcagacctgacagagtgtggcatcgatatcagagcagcctcagtgtactcaggagtatTCAcagagatctttaaagaggagagtggactgtaccaggacaaggtgttctgcttcatccatctgagtgttcaggagtttctggctgctcttcatgttcatctgacgttcatcaactctggagtcaatctgctggcagATGCAAGATGGTGGTGGGCTACAACTTTGGCCTACCTGTGGTCTATAGTATTTGGAGATCACTCTAAACTATCACATGTCCATGAGAGTGCTGTGAAGAaagccttacagagtccaaatggacacctggacttgttcctccgcttcctccttgGTCTTTCGCTGGAGACCACTCAGAATCTCCTCCGTGGTCTGCTTACAGAGACAGGAACTAGGTCAGAAACTAATCAGGAAACAGTCCagtacatcaagaagaagatcagtgagaatctgtctccagagagaagcatcaatctgttccactgtctgaatgaactgaatgatggttctctagtggaggaggtccaacagtacctgagttcaggaagtctctctacagatgaactgtctcctgctcagtggtcagctctgggcTTCATCCTGTTGTCATCAGAAGAAGATCTGGACATGTTTGACCTgcagaaatactctgcttcagaggaagctcttctgaggctgctgccagtggtcaaagcctccaacaaaacTCT CCTGAGTGGCTGTAATCTGTcaaagagaagctgtgaagctctggcctcagttctcagctcccagtcctctagtctgagagagctggacctgagtaacaacaaccttcaagattcaggagtgaagctgctctgtgctgGACTGAAGAGTCTGCAATGTAaactggaaactctcag ACTGTCAGGCTGTCTGGTCACAGAGAAGGGCTGTTCtgctctggcctcagctcttagctgcaacccctcccatctaagagagctggacctgagctacaatcatcctggagactcaggagtgaagctgctgataGCTGGATGGGAGGATCCAGACTGGAgactggaaactctcag AGTGGACCATTGCGGAGAACAGAGACTGAAACCTGGTCTTAGGAAGT ATTTCTGTAAACTCACACTGGACCCAAACACCATCAACAGACGCTTGAAATTTTCTGACAACAACAATAGCGTGACGGTGGTGAGAGAGGAGCAGCCATATCCTGATCATCAAGAGAGATTTGATAAATTCCttcagctgctgtgtgaaaaTGGTCTGACTGGttgctgttactgggaggttgAATGGAGAGGAGAGGTTTATGTAACAGTCACATACAAAggaatcagaaggaaaggaggcagttatgactgtttgtttggggggaatgatcagtcctggagtctgaagTGCTCTGATAGTGATGGTTATTCTGTCTGGTACAGTAACATAAAGACAGTCCTCcctcattcctcctcctccttctcttctgtctctaacagagtagcagtgtatgtggactgtcctgctggcactctgtccttctacagagtctcctctgactcactgatccacctccacaccttcaacaccacattcactgaacctctttatcctgggtTTGGGTTCTGGTCTGACTCTTCAGTGACTCTGTGTTCATTGTAG